The following DNA comes from Malania oleifera isolate guangnan ecotype guangnan chromosome 12, ASM2987363v1, whole genome shotgun sequence.
CAATAATTTTGATGAGCATAATGCTGGATGGAACCCTTGCAAAGCTAAAATGCAGATACTGTTTAAATCTCCACGGGCATTACAGTGTTCTGTAACATGTTTAACTTTTAATaattgtttcaaagtttgctttGTTTATGGATTGCATACCACTGTCTCTAGAAGGCCTCTGTGGCAGAACATCAACGAGTATTGCAGGTATGGCCCGTGGCTATTTGTGGGAGATTTCAACTGTGTATTGAAGGCTGATGAGAAAAAGAATGGAAACTCAGTGTCCTCTTATGAAACCAGAGATATGTTTGAATGTTTTTCTGTGAATGGATTGGTTGATATTGGATCTTCTGGGTGTTTTCTTACCTGGATAAATAGTAGGATCTGGTGTAAACTTGATCGAGAAGTGGTGAACAATGAATGGATTCAAAAGGGGTGGGGGCACATGCCTTATTCCACTTCCTTGGAATCATTTCTGATCATGCAACATGCACTGTGTCTGTTTTTAATGAGGATAATTTGGGAAGATCTTTCAAGTTTTTTAATATGTGGACTAAGCACGAGAGCTTCCAGAAGGTTGTGAAAGATGCCTGGAATTGCAAAATCGAAGGGTGTAAATTGTTCAGAATGACGAAGAAGCTTCAGATGCTGAAAGGCCCTCCGCGTGACCTGAATACCCTTCACTTTTCCCATATTTCGGCAGAAATGGCCTCAAAAGAACTGAAAGAGGTTCAGAAATTCCTGTATGACAGTCCTGATGATCCTGAGTTGCAGAACAGCTGAAGAATAAAAAGGAAATTGCTATGAAGTTGGAAGAGGCTAAGTGTCACTACCTGAGGAATATGACAGGAGCACAAAATATTTTCACTCCCTTATGAAAAGACATAGTGCCAAATACCATGGCTTATATACAACCACTCTCGGGCAGCATGCAGGCAACACAATTTATAATTATACCGTGATTTACATATAACTTGTAAAGATACAAATTAGCACTGTGTTGTCCCCCAAAGTGCCACAATGGATGAACATAAACTCCACGGGAAAAGCCCAATGCCAAGATTCAAACTCAAACAGAAGTTAAATATATAAGGAGATTCAGTAGAAGAAATAACGTAAGTTTGTGCACGTATGTAAGGAAGTAAGCTCAGAATATGCCCAAGcttatctttctctctctctctctctccactaaTATAAAGCATCAATTCAAGTTTCCAGCATTCCTGCCTATATATGTACATACACCTCCCATTCCCTTTGTTGAAAGAACATTATTTTGCTATTGATGAATATTGGTATGTATGTGAAGCGTAATGACAAACATTTGTGAAGCACCCATTTCAGTTTTCATCTCGAAGTTAGCAAGCTAGCTTGCTATGAAGTAGCTGTGACCAATATCCTATCTTGAACAAGAAAATAATAGGCTTGGTGATCCAATGTCTCTCGCACCGCCCTGTAAAAGCTCAACCAAGAAGAGGAGTGAGCGTTTGCGTCAGCGTCAGCGGGGGAGCTCAACCACATGAATGTTGGATTGGGGGTTGTGGAGCAGCCTGCGACCAAATCCAACACGGAGGCAGCTGGTTTCATAGGGTGAGGGAAATTGAACGCCAAATTATCAACTTTATGTTCATAAATTTTGCCATTTCGATCCAGCTTGTACCATGAGGTGCCCTGAAATTGCCCCTCTGCCTCCCACGGAACCCTAGGAACACCTCTCAACTCCCACCTAATCAGTATGTTGTTCTCCGACACTTGCCAAATCCTAAGAACCTCCAGTGAAATTTCCCGAAACAGCACACGCCCGTGAAATCTCAACGCCCAGAATATGGATTTGTAGTTTTCAATACCACTGAACGTGTTCAATGGGTCTATAAACGTGATGTCGTCCCTGAGAATTGTCAAATTCACCCAAAAAGGAGACTTGAGGATTTTCTCTCAGAAATCAAAAACCATaaccctagaaaaaaaaaaaaaaaaatttttttgaacGAATGCCTAGATGAGGATAGGAGAGGAGAGTACAGTACCTGTAGATGTTGTAATTGAGGTCTCTGGAGAAGAGAGCAGGGAGGTCTTCGCGAAGGGTGCGCACGGCGACACCCAGGTTGGCATAGAAGTTGTTGTTGGCGTCGTGCTTCTTGTTATTCTGCGACGTGGGGGACTGTGTGATagggagaggaggaggaggaggaggaggaggaggagaagctTGGAGAGTCGCAAGAGGAGAGAGTGTGTGAGCAGTGAGTGTTGGTTTCGGTTGGGGAAGAGGGGAGAGAAGACAGGTCTGGGCGGCTTTGTTGGATTGCCGGAGCACGGCGGGAGGCAGGTTGGGTAGCAGATAAGCCATGGCCTCCACTTCTCTTTTCCCtctccctctttctttttctctttttaattaattaatctgtAACGATGTGATTCCCAATTGGCTCAGAAATGAAGTCCAGGTTAGAGAATGAGGAAGGGAGACTCTGGAAGAATGGAGGATTTGAGTTTTGTCTTTGTGCTGCTGGTGGCATAAACGTGGCCATGAATGTGTTTACGTTGTTGGCTTCAAAATGCTTCCCGGCTACCTTCCGCATTCTCCTTGCTTTTTATATCCATTATCATCGTGTCAACACTATCCTTCCAATTTTGATGGAACAATTAAGATTTGGCAAAGGCACCTTGCTGATTTCTCTAAGTAGGTTAGGTTTTTAAATACGGTTAAGTGGTCCTTGGTAGCATTtaaccttaaatttggatttgtatgaatttataagaaatttaatataattttatattaaattttgtccaaatcccactcaaattcaaatcaaatgtTTAAAATTTATGCTCTCAATCACTGGATTTGAAAAGTtgtaataaattaatatatatatagcttgTAACTATTTCTCAATAATTTCTAAATCGaaaaaaatgttcaatttattaTGTGTTGATAATAAATATTATGCTATATGAATTTTCAGAAGTCATAATGCTATACTTACAGTAGGCCAAGAAATTAGTAGTCAAAGGTCTACATTTCGAAGTCAAGTTACAATTATGCCCAAAAAAGGCACTAATACACCCTACATGCTTATCCTTTCAAACGGTACCAAGGACATATATAATTATCAACACATtaattaccattttttttattttt
Coding sequences within:
- the LOC131144319 gene encoding uncharacterized protein LOC131144319; amino-acid sequence: MAYLLPNLPPAVLRQSNKAAQTCLLSPLPQPKPTLTAHTLSPLATLQASPPPPPPPPPLPITQSPTSQNNKKHDANNNFYANLGVAVRTLREDLPALFSRDLNYNIYRDDITFIDPLNTFSGIENYKSIFWALRFHGRVLFREISLEVLRIWQVSENNILIRWELRGVPRVPWEAEGQFQGTSWYKLDRNGKIYEHKVDNLAFNFPHPMKPAASVLDLVAGCSTTPNPTFMWLSSPADADANAHSSSWLSFYRAVRETLDHQAYYFLVQDRILVTATS